One genomic segment of Paenibacillus durus includes these proteins:
- a CDS encoding acyl carrier protein: MFESIKEIIIKIKEDESLRSTLTPESDLINDVGLDSLQMINFILEIEDRFGVEIVYEDLDYNSLLSIERFIDFLNGMEKKIG; this comes from the coding sequence ATGTTTGAGAGTATTAAAGAAATTATTATCAAAATCAAAGAGGATGAAAGCTTGCGAAGCACTCTTACGCCAGAGAGCGATTTGATTAATGATGTCGGCCTGGATTCGCTACAGATGATCAATTTCATTCTGGAGATCGAAGACCGGTTTGGAGTGGAAATTGTGTACGAGGATTTGGATTACAACAGTCTGCTGTCCATTGAGCGCTTCATCGATTTCCTGAACGGCATGGAGAAGAAGATTGGCTAG